Below is a window of Nanoarchaeota archaeon DNA.
AAAAGAATCTTGCAGTTCTTGACAAACCATTTGGAGATATTTTTTCTGATTTGGGAATTTCGTACAACATACCGCTAAAATCATATGCGGTTACCCCTGTGCATGAAGAACATATCGAACAGCAGGCCAAATAGTTTGAATGCGGTTCATTATCTTGGATGCCATTGCAGGCCGTAGATTATTGCGCACATTCATCTGATTTTATTATGCGCACAACCTGCCGGTAAGGCTCGTTTGAGACTTCTTCTTCGGCAAGTTTCATGGATTCAAGCTCATATATCACTATTAGAATCATAAGAACTGCGGCAATCATTGACGATACAATAAAAATTGAAAGCAAATAATTGGGCAATGAAGTCAATATCAAACCTGTAATCAAAATGCCTGAAAGGAATATGTTGAGAATCCATTGTACTTTCGAAATCTTTGTCTGCGAAAGCACAAGCTGCGAGTTTCTTGCAGCCGAAGCATCCCGCAATTCATCACCGATGTCGTCAAACAGTTCGACGTCTTTCTGGGTTTTTAATTTTATGTTCGCGAACAATTCCAGAATCTGCC
It encodes the following:
- a CDS encoding DUF4239 domain-containing protein: MRTYTYMVFAVLSAFLLSLNTINVFSLDEMSLFLTVIGLIYGLISAFTINNAWERFSKIRDAIAEETNSLITANIFAKKLSDKVSATRMKDKIIEYCLQVPEIEWRDYWKSEKTHRTFRQILELFANIKLKTQKDVELFDDIGDELRDASAARNSQLVLSQTKISKVQWILNIFLSGILITGLILTSLPNYLLSIFIVSSMIAAVLMILIVIYELESMKLAEEEVSNEPYRQVVRIIKSDECAQ